From Desulfurella sp.:
TTTTTATACTTGACAATCTTTTATTAGGGATTATATTTAAAGTGAAAAAAATAAAGATTTGGAGGTGCGATATGTTTAGACCATTAGAACCTTTTAAAGAATTAACAACGCTTCAAGAAAGAATCAACAAAATGTTTGAAGATGTTTTGCCATCTTTTAGCTTGCAGGATTCAAAATGGTTACCAGCTGTAGATATTTACGAAACTGATGGTAGTATTCAAATTGAAGTAGAAGTACCCGGAATGAATGAAAAAGATTTAAAGGTAAAAGTAGAAGATAATACTTTGACTATATCTGGTGAGCGCAAGTTTGAAAAGAAAGAATCCAAAGATAATTATTACAGGATTGAACGCAATTACGGGACATTCACAAGAAGTTTCTTCTTGCCAGACAATGTTGATAAAGAACAAATTAAAGCAAAATATGAAAATGGTATCTTAAAAGTAGAATTGCCTAAGAAATTGCTGACCCAGATATCGGCGATAGTTTTAAAAAACCAAAAGCCATATATAAAGAAGGTAGAGAGCATAGTGAGGCAGTACATCCCCGAGGAAGATATCATAGAAGAGAGCTTTAGGCTATATAAAGAGAAGTTTGGTGAGTACTTCATAGTGTCAAAATACCTGGCTGTGCTGATGTATGTGGCCAAAAAGCATAAAAAAAGCATAAATATACAAGAAATTTGCAATAGATTAGGTGTTTCATATTATTCTGTGCTTAATCTATATAAATATTATGGCTTTAATAGGCAAAAAGCATAGTTTCGAATAGTTTCGAAGGTTTTTTGGGCTGAATCTGGCAATTTTTGGCATTTTTTGGGCAAATTACAGCGTTATATGTTAAATGGCGTTAAATTAGGGTGTTAAATG
This genomic window contains:
- a CDS encoding Hsp20/alpha crystallin family protein produces the protein MFRPLEPFKELTTLQERINKMFEDVLPSFSLQDSKWLPAVDIYETDGSIQIEVEVPGMNEKDLKVKVEDNTLTISGERKFEKKESKDNYYRIERNYGTFTRSFFLPDNVDKEQIKAKYENGILKVELPKKLLTQISAIVLKNQKPYIKKVESIVRQYIPEEDIIEESFRLYKEKFGEYFIVSKYLAVLMYVAKKHKKSINIQEICNRLGVSYYSVLNLYKYYGFNRQKA